In the Paenibacillus pabuli genome, one interval contains:
- a CDS encoding GNAT family N-acetyltransferase: MEFKTATVDHLPAIVRLLADDEFGVTRERYEIPLPKEYIEAFAKIEQQIGNSIIVAMNKDEVVGCLQLTIIPGISRLGTTRGQIEGVRVDKGYRGRGVGESLFRYAINEAKTMGCEMIQLTTDKKRKDAHRFYERLGFVASHDGMKLVFSK; the protein is encoded by the coding sequence ATGGAATTTAAAACAGCAACTGTGGACCATCTTCCTGCAATTGTTCGATTATTAGCGGACGATGAATTCGGTGTCACCCGAGAACGTTATGAAATACCACTGCCAAAAGAATACATTGAGGCATTCGCCAAGATTGAACAACAGATTGGTAATTCCATCATCGTTGCTATGAATAAAGACGAAGTTGTTGGATGCCTTCAGCTCACTATTATTCCGGGGATTTCAAGATTAGGTACAACAAGGGGTCAAATAGAGGGTGTTCGTGTTGACAAGGGTTATCGAGGTAGAGGTGTTGGCGAGTCGCTATTTCGTTATGCAATTAATGAGGCTAAAACAATGGGTTGCGAGATGATTCAGCTGACAACAGATAAAAAACGAAAAGATGCCCATAGGTTTTATGAACGACTTGGATTTGTTGCTAGTCATGATGGTATGAAACTTGTATTCAGTAAATAG
- a CDS encoding LacI family DNA-binding transcriptional regulator, protein MRKTSIKDIALRANVSIATVSYVLNGTRNVRPETHRRVQEAIEALNYKPNEIAKSLKRNRTNTIGVITEDVTVFNAPDIIDGINDFGDRHDLHILLVNLRLDKRIGRNFQDVEAYRKYAGSAVSELLGKQVDGIIYIGVHTRDLTGLINVEGKPIIYTYGYTQDDISIQYNDEQASYEAMSYLVQMGHSRIAIISGLMDSIPSRRRLNGYYKAVTDFELPFDPSLIKMGDWERDSGYRYANELLDMDNPPTAILSMNDVMGVGVLQAAKEKGLSVPEDISVVGFDDREFSDYLSPRLTTMGLPLHEMGYLAIETLYRLINGEDIQNLTMPECRLIERDSVRKLKS, encoded by the coding sequence ATGAGAAAAACCAGCATAAAGGACATCGCACTTAGGGCTAATGTTTCTATCGCTACAGTCTCCTATGTACTCAACGGCACTCGCAATGTCCGTCCCGAAACGCATAGAAGGGTCCAGGAGGCCATCGAAGCATTAAACTACAAACCGAACGAGATTGCCAAAAGCCTCAAACGTAACCGTACCAACACCATTGGTGTTATTACAGAGGATGTGACTGTCTTTAATGCTCCGGATATTATCGATGGCATCAACGATTTTGGAGACCGCCACGACCTGCATATACTGCTCGTCAACCTTAGGCTTGACAAGCGTATTGGCCGCAATTTTCAAGACGTCGAAGCTTACCGTAAGTATGCAGGCAGTGCTGTATCTGAACTGCTTGGTAAACAGGTGGATGGTATCATTTACATCGGAGTTCACACTCGCGACTTGACAGGTCTAATCAATGTTGAAGGCAAACCAATTATATACACCTACGGTTACACACAAGACGATATTTCAATTCAGTATAATGATGAACAGGCATCTTATGAAGCGATGTCGTACTTGGTACAAATGGGACACAGTCGCATCGCAATTATTAGTGGCTTAATGGATTCAATCCCTTCAAGACGCCGATTAAACGGTTATTACAAAGCAGTCACCGATTTTGAATTGCCGTTTGATCCTTCCTTAATAAAGATGGGGGATTGGGAAAGAGATTCGGGCTATAGGTACGCTAACGAGCTACTCGACATGGACAATCCGCCGACTGCGATCCTGTCAATGAACGATGTTATGGGCGTCGGGGTTCTTCAGGCCGCGAAGGAAAAGGGGCTAAGCGTTCCTGAAGATATTTCTGTAGTTGGTTTTGATGATCGGGAATTCAGCGATTACCTGAGCCCACGTCTGACAACAATGGGATTACCGCTTCATGAGATGGGATATTTAGCGATAGAAACCCTTTACCGCCTAATCAATGGAGAAGATATTCAAAACCTAACCATGCCGGAATGTCGCTTGATCGAACGCGATTCCGTTCGGAAGCTTAAAAGCTAA
- a CDS encoding extracellular solute-binding protein, giving the protein MRFGKRKLVLSLALTLAFSTLAGCSGNSDTSGNAKNAAAGNGDPSAGGITLELLYWGDDVQKQLVESAAEKYTADTGVKINAQVLPADGTFDTFIQTRLQSGELPDISYMGEADIQKYNEMGILEDISDLLADGTIPEKLPAITIHTPEQKVIGVGLSNQMELLFYSKSKFDEAGISYPPTKVEEAWEWDTFVSNAKKLTKDSSGKTAADAGFDAALTENYGLGFTAGREFHHFWAANANGGGIVSPDGKEFQWDTPQTTEGIQKLADLVNKDKVASAFSYTWSSGIGSAVDALSGGYAMAVSGSWDLANIKGNEDIGVGVLPKMEKAVTMNAGAPLVVYNTSKHIEEAKKFYAYMVNPENSLDLLKSGAWLPNQADWYTDPALIDQWTADLPASAKETILSYATTEGAIVQWPAYYVPAYLKMNTEYEKSIDQALSGQKSVKEIYDAIMPAIKSLWESGKVS; this is encoded by the coding sequence ATGAGGTTTGGTAAGCGCAAGTTGGTTCTGTCTCTCGCATTAACCTTGGCTTTCTCCACGTTAGCAGGTTGTTCCGGCAATTCGGACACTTCCGGCAATGCCAAAAACGCAGCAGCAGGCAACGGGGATCCGTCCGCTGGGGGCATCACCCTTGAGCTGCTGTATTGGGGGGATGATGTACAGAAGCAACTGGTGGAATCCGCTGCAGAAAAATATACAGCGGACACCGGGGTGAAAATTAATGCGCAGGTGCTGCCGGCAGACGGCACATTTGACACCTTCATCCAGACGAGGCTTCAATCCGGAGAACTGCCGGACATCAGTTACATGGGGGAAGCTGACATTCAAAAGTATAATGAGATGGGCATTTTAGAGGACATTTCCGACCTGCTTGCGGATGGAACCATTCCGGAGAAACTTCCTGCAATCACCATCCATACTCCAGAACAGAAAGTTATTGGTGTAGGCTTGTCCAACCAAATGGAACTGCTGTTCTATAGCAAATCGAAATTTGATGAGGCTGGCATTTCATATCCACCTACCAAGGTTGAGGAAGCCTGGGAATGGGATACCTTTGTTTCCAATGCTAAGAAGCTAACCAAGGATTCGAGTGGTAAGACAGCTGCCGATGCTGGATTTGATGCTGCATTGACTGAAAACTATGGTCTTGGTTTTACGGCAGGGCGTGAATTTCATCATTTCTGGGCAGCGAACGCCAATGGGGGAGGCATTGTATCCCCGGATGGAAAAGAGTTTCAATGGGATACGCCACAAACGACAGAAGGTATTCAAAAACTGGCTGATCTTGTGAACAAAGATAAAGTTGCTTCTGCCTTTAGCTATACTTGGAGTTCTGGAATTGGCTCCGCTGTGGATGCGTTAAGCGGGGGTTATGCTATGGCTGTGAGCGGATCCTGGGATTTAGCAAATATCAAAGGCAATGAGGATATTGGTGTAGGCGTGCTCCCGAAAATGGAGAAAGCAGTAACCATGAATGCTGGAGCTCCACTCGTTGTGTACAACACATCCAAACATATCGAGGAAGCAAAAAAGTTCTACGCCTATATGGTTAACCCAGAAAACAGCCTAGACTTGCTGAAAAGCGGAGCATGGCTGCCCAATCAGGCGGACTGGTATACAGATCCAGCTTTAATTGATCAATGGACGGCTGATCTGCCAGCTAGCGCAAAGGAAACCATCCTTAGCTATGCTACGACCGAGGGTGCCATTGTCCAATGGCCAGCGTATTATGTTCCGGCTTATTTAAAAATGAACACAGAATACGAAAAGTCGATTGACCAGGCATTATCCGGCCAGAAAAGTGTCAAAGAAATTTATGATGCAATTATGCCGGCAATCAAGTCGCTGTGGGAAAGCGGCAAGGTCTCCTAA
- a CDS encoding carbohydrate ABC transporter permease, which produces MNPERKIGSEIVSARKIAKGATKEAIAGYLFAAPAIIGFLVLTMYPMLASLYYSFHKITIMSGSQVMEWIGLDNFRYIFSNPSSEFKKSITVTLVYSFVNVALVIVFCLIVALLLNRKFIGRNLLRAIFFLPSVIPMLATTIVWQMLLQNQAKGGLVNWVLLQMGIAPWDFLNDPLRIFYTLFIMSLWTCGGTIVVFIATLQDVPGELLEAVEMDGGNAWHKFLKVTYPTIKPVLFFQLIMCMMTSIQIYTQSVVLSRNGAPDRMTYFINVMIYDHSFVQVGMRGLASAEAWIVFLITLVITGVLFYFQGALKRDDAMGKRKWVR; this is translated from the coding sequence ATGAATCCAGAACGCAAAATCGGTTCGGAAATCGTTTCTGCCAGAAAAATTGCAAAAGGCGCCACCAAAGAGGCCATTGCCGGATATCTATTTGCTGCCCCAGCCATTATCGGATTTTTGGTGCTGACGATGTACCCCATGCTCGCCAGTTTATATTACAGTTTTCATAAAATTACGATTATGAGCGGCAGTCAGGTCATGGAATGGATTGGGCTAGATAACTTCAGGTATATTTTCAGCAATCCGAGCTCTGAATTTAAAAAATCGATTACGGTTACGCTGGTTTATTCCTTTGTAAACGTTGCACTCGTTATCGTGTTCTGCCTGATCGTTGCTTTGCTGTTGAACCGTAAGTTTATTGGGAGAAATTTGCTAAGAGCTATCTTCTTTCTCCCATCCGTCATACCGATGCTAGCGACAACGATCGTATGGCAGATGCTATTGCAAAATCAGGCCAAAGGCGGGCTCGTCAACTGGGTTCTACTACAAATGGGCATTGCGCCATGGGATTTCCTCAACGACCCACTTCGGATCTTCTACACCTTATTTATCATGAGTCTGTGGACATGCGGCGGGACGATTGTTGTATTTATCGCCACATTGCAGGACGTTCCTGGTGAATTGCTGGAAGCTGTAGAGATGGACGGCGGCAACGCCTGGCATAAGTTTTTGAAGGTAACTTATCCAACGATCAAACCCGTACTCTTTTTTCAGCTCATCATGTGTATGATGACGTCAATCCAGATTTACACCCAAAGCGTGGTATTGTCACGAAATGGCGCGCCTGACCGAATGACATACTTTATCAACGTCATGATCTATGACCATTCCTTTGTGCAAGTTGGCATGCGAGGTTTAGCATCGGCAGAAGCTTGGATCGTATTTCTCATCACGTTGGTGATTACGGGAGTGTTGTTTTACTTCCAGGGCGCGCTGAAACGTGATGATGCTATGGGCAAACGAAAGTGGGTGAGATGA
- a CDS encoding carbohydrate ABC transporter permease, with translation MMETAHAPMKYTSIKQAKNRRRAIHFGLIVLSLLLAFIFAFPLYWLLRGAMVSHSEILARPPVFFPKELGFENFRLGLERIQFWRQLWNSVSIVIPYVIGTVITTSFAAYAFAKLRFPMRGAWFVLVISSMMLPSAVTLLPQFSLYTSLGLAGKPALIIPAFFCAGGNAYFVFLLRQFFMTIPAELSEAAKIDGAGYFRIYYRIMLPLIRPAMIVVALFSFINCWNEFFYTMIYLKTEADYTLPMGLYMVNGMRIPNYEQVMALALIVTLPCLVFFLIGNKYFVEGITLTGIKG, from the coding sequence ATGATGGAAACGGCACATGCACCGATGAAGTATACGAGCATCAAGCAGGCTAAAAACCGAAGAAGAGCAATTCATTTCGGCTTGATTGTGTTATCTCTCCTGCTAGCATTCATTTTTGCTTTTCCATTGTACTGGCTGTTACGCGGCGCAATGGTGAGTCATTCGGAAATATTGGCCAGACCGCCTGTATTTTTTCCAAAGGAGCTTGGGTTTGAGAATTTCAGGCTAGGACTGGAACGAATTCAGTTCTGGCGGCAGCTATGGAATTCGGTCTCCATCGTCATTCCGTATGTCATTGGCACCGTGATCACGACCAGCTTTGCAGCATATGCGTTTGCCAAATTACGTTTCCCCATGCGCGGCGCCTGGTTTGTGCTCGTGATCAGCAGTATGATGCTGCCTAGTGCAGTTACACTGCTGCCACAATTTTCGTTATATACATCGCTTGGGCTTGCAGGCAAACCTGCCCTAATTATTCCAGCCTTTTTTTGCGCAGGCGGCAATGCATACTTCGTTTTTCTGCTAAGACAATTCTTTATGACAATCCCAGCTGAACTGAGCGAGGCGGCCAAAATCGATGGCGCGGGTTATTTCCGCATCTATTACCGGATCATGCTGCCTCTCATTCGTCCTGCCATGATCGTTGTTGCGCTATTCAGTTTCATCAATTGTTGGAATGAATTTTTCTACACCATGATTTATCTGAAAACCGAGGCTGATTATACCTTGCCTATGGGCTTGTACATGGTGAACGGAATGCGTATTCCAAACTATGAGCAGGTCATGGCGCTTGCACTCATCGTAACACTTCCCTGCCTGGTGTTTTTCCTGATCGGCAACAAATATTTCGTAGAAGGCATTACGTTAACGGGAATTAAAGGTTAA